The window AGATGATTTTTTGGCTCCTGATCTTGCCGTGCTTTTCCTTATGGCCATTCTGGAAGTGCCTCGGTTGTACTTGGGTAGGTCATGTTATCAGTGCAACTGGATTGTAATCTGTAACATGAATCATTTGGAAATGGAGGCTGTCAGTTGAGCAGATATTTGGAGACCCCTGCACCTTTCCTTCCTCTCCTGAGGACACCTGCAAGCACCAGCACCTTCCTTTCACTAAGACAGAAGGGTGGGAAGGGCCTCCTGATCTTGTCCAAAGCTTGCTAAAACTTCTTCAAgtctaatttttaaaaaacccaaatcactATTAAAATCTGCTTAATATTCCAAAGGCATTTATGCAGGGTGGGGCCCTTGAATCAATCTGAGTGGCTTTAGAGCTGGATTTATTCCACTGCTTTAAATCTCTCTGTGTATTTATGGAGCCTGATCCATGAATAAAGAGGTGGGTTTCAACTCTAATGTAGTTAAACACCAAAATCTACTGAACTGAGCTTGGAAATAAGCTGCATAGAAGAGAGAAGGACAGCTTCTTCACAATGTCAGCCATCTGGAACAGGAATAGATTAGAAGGAAATAAGACTTGAAAATGAGGACTGGACTCCAGGAGTGCACCGAGGTCGCCACATTGAGTGCAGGGCTGGAGGGCTCAGGAAGAGTTTGATGGTTGAAGCTGAGTGTTCAGAAGGATGCAGCTTCAGAACTGATTCTCTGTGGTAAGAAGAGATTCCCTGGCTGTGATTATCGACTGACAAACTTATTTAGATTAACTTTGGTTAGTTTTCCTGTTTTGAAATGGATTGTCCATTGGTGTTGGGCTTGTTGCTTGATTCCTGGCAGAGCTTTGATTCAGGCTGGTATTTCAATATATTTTGAGCTTTTTTAGGATTCAGTAAGAGCAAAGTCAGAACCGGGGCCTTTTTTGAGCAGGAATATTCTCAAGTTACAATTTGAGCTGTTGTCAGAACAAATTGGACTTTTGGTTTCTGTTTCCTTGCAGGTTTCAAGGGTAACCTGACGGAAGCAGAGGGGCCGCTGGGGCTGAGCCTGGGGCTCACGGTGGGCAGCGTGCTGCTGTGTGTGTACCTGCTGCTGTGGCAGAGCTACGTGCTGTGGGCAGATGTGCTCCTCAACGCCGTGCTGCTCGCGGCCTACGCGCTCGAGTCGGGGCTCAAGGTCACGGCCATCGCTGCCTTTGTCAGCTGAGCCCGGCCcttcccacaccctgccacaCATTCCTTCTCTGAGAGAGTGGGGCTTCATGTCCACTGCTGAATTCCTTTGGATAGAAAAACCCTGGAAAGCTTCTCTCTGGTTAAATGAGAAGTTTTGGGGACATAGATGTCCCGCCCAGGAGCTCTGTGATGCTGTCCACCACTGGCTTATTTATGGGCAAAGGCAAGGGGTGAATCACAAAATGCTTAACACTCTGGCATTCAGCAGGGGTCAGTACTAAATGTCCATTCCCAGCACAGGACAggaggcagtgctgctggcaTGGTGGCAGTTTTCATGGCACAGAAGCAACATGCAGCCCAAGTGACACAGAAATTAATCAGGCCAGGGCTCACTTGTGCCTTGCCACGCACACGTCCGTGTTTGAGggcacagctgctctgctgctctcatTTGTGTTTCCAGACCTCAGTGGTAATTTCCCTGACTTTAGTAGGGCAGAACCTGATGTATCCCAGCGGGGGAGAGTGGAACTGGGTTTTGTGCATACCTGGAGAGCCAAGCCACAAGGTTTGGCAGCCAGTTCTTACTACGTGAGGGGATGTTTGGTTAGACAGGATGGATTTAAAATGAACAAAACCATTCACCATTCATTCTCCCTTCTGTCCTGTTTGAAAGTCCAACAGAAT is drawn from Melospiza melodia melodia isolate bMelMel2 chromosome 6, bMelMel2.pri, whole genome shotgun sequence and contains these coding sequences:
- the TMEM80 gene encoding transmembrane protein 80, yielding MAVPSRGRTSEILSSLPLHILLYVNGVYYIFYFLATLAMIIYKSQVFSYPDDFLAPDLAVLFLMAILEVPRLYLGFKGNLTEAEGPLGLSLGLTVGSVLLCVYLLLWQSYVLWADVLLNAVLLAAYALESGLKVTAIAAFVS